In Methanothrix sp., a genomic segment contains:
- the pheT gene encoding phenylalanine--tRNA ligase subunit beta produces MPVVRLYYQDMEGLIGASRETIMSRLAMMGADIGKREEEDYVDVEFFPDRPDLYSPEGVARAMQGFLGIKTGLVSYNVSPGSVTLQVEESVKPVRPLIGCAVVRGLEFTNEAIESLMGLQEDLHWGLGRNRRKVAIGVHDISRVRPPFRYFGESPQRRFIPLDFSEEMSMEEILQLHPKGREYGHILKGCPVYPLIVDADDQVLSFPPIINGELTSVTEETEDLFIDVTGTDPMVHKALNIVVSSLAERGGRIEGVLIKGDEGDHISPDLSPTPWRVRAEEANRLIGFGLTGAELAECLQRMRFGASTAGGEGGDEMVLVQVPAYRADIMHSWDIFEDAAIAYGYDNLIARLPQTVTVGRAHPSEWLKGEIREIMAGLGYLETMPFTLTNEKAHFQWMRRPNAPEVAGAVRVLHPISELHTILRTSLLSSLLEIFTLNQHHPLPQRIFAVGDVVLEKKTRMHLAAASIDSRANFSEIRSVVDAVLREMDLKARVKIAPTEDGAFMPGRGGDLFAGGERMGCFGELHPVLLRNFGLEQPVVGLEIELGELEL; encoded by the coding sequence ATGCCCGTTGTCAGGCTTTATTATCAGGATATGGAGGGGCTGATTGGCGCCTCCCGGGAGACGATCATGAGCAGGCTGGCCATGATGGGTGCGGACATAGGAAAGAGGGAGGAGGAGGATTATGTGGATGTGGAGTTCTTCCCCGACCGCCCCGACCTCTACAGCCCGGAGGGGGTGGCCAGAGCGATGCAGGGCTTTTTGGGGATCAAGACCGGGCTGGTCAGCTACAATGTCTCCCCGGGCTCTGTGACCCTGCAGGTGGAGGAGTCAGTCAAGCCGGTGCGCCCTCTCATCGGCTGCGCTGTTGTCCGCGGGCTGGAGTTCACCAATGAGGCCATCGAGTCACTGATGGGGCTTCAAGAAGACCTGCACTGGGGTCTGGGCAGGAACCGGAGGAAGGTGGCCATAGGGGTGCATGACATATCGAGGGTCAGGCCCCCCTTCCGCTACTTCGGGGAGAGCCCGCAGCGAAGGTTCATCCCCCTGGATTTCAGCGAGGAGATGAGCATGGAGGAGATCTTGCAGCTGCATCCCAAGGGGAGGGAGTACGGCCATATCCTGAAGGGCTGCCCGGTCTATCCCCTGATTGTGGATGCCGATGATCAGGTTCTCTCCTTCCCGCCGATCATCAATGGCGAGCTGACCTCTGTCACCGAGGAGACTGAAGACCTCTTCATCGATGTCACTGGGACCGACCCCATGGTCCACAAGGCCCTGAACATCGTTGTCAGCTCCCTGGCGGAGAGGGGAGGGAGGATCGAGGGGGTTCTGATCAAGGGGGACGAGGGCGATCATATCAGCCCTGACCTCTCTCCCACTCCTTGGAGGGTGCGGGCGGAGGAGGCCAACCGGCTGATAGGGTTCGGGCTGACGGGCGCAGAGCTGGCCGAATGCCTGCAGAGGATGCGATTTGGAGCCAGCACTGCCGGCGGGGAGGGAGGGGATGAGATGGTACTGGTGCAGGTTCCAGCCTATCGGGCGGACATTATGCACTCCTGGGATATCTTCGAGGATGCAGCTATTGCATATGGCTATGACAATCTGATAGCTCGCCTTCCCCAGACGGTGACTGTGGGCCGAGCTCATCCCTCTGAGTGGCTCAAGGGAGAGATCCGGGAGATAATGGCGGGCCTGGGGTATCTGGAGACCATGCCCTTCACCCTGACCAATGAGAAGGCGCACTTTCAGTGGATGCGCCGGCCCAATGCTCCGGAGGTGGCGGGCGCTGTACGGGTTCTTCATCCCATAAGCGAGCTTCATACCATCCTCCGCACCTCGCTTCTCAGCTCCCTTCTGGAGATCTTCACCCTCAATCAGCATCATCCCCTTCCTCAGAGGATATTCGCCGTTGGGGATGTAGTGCTGGAGAAGAAGACCAGAATGCATCTGGCAGCAGCATCCATTGACAGCAGGGCGAATTTCTCTGAGATCAGATCAGTGGTGGATGCCGTCTTAAGGGAGATGGATCTGAAGGCGAGGGTAAAGATCGCCCCCACTGAGGATGGGGCATTCATGCCGGGCAGGGGAGGGGACCTCTTCGCCGGCGGTGAGCGGATGGGCTGCTTTGGTGAGCTACACCCTGTGCTCTTGCGCAACTTCGGACTGGAGCAGCCGGTGGTGGGACTGGAGATTGAGTTGGGGGAGCTGGAGCTTTAG